One genomic region from Actinocatenispora thailandica encodes:
- a CDS encoding DEAD/DEAH box helicase: MPAHTLAVEAAVHRLLDGADDTDSARLWRAVVLSGLAQLAAGRMAPGRSATGTAAWRLLPDPGAVDWLHRCAAAMPVQAYAATTTDTGRLLLHAPGSLITACWDALADALTRTSPGGPPEAASTAAADPGAVAGYARDEPLPAEPYRRLLAAIDTELAGSVRLVLRLCLPTAVPPGDGAGPDDAAEAAGGFSVALAMRSAGDPSLVVELAQLWSAPTEVLDRFGADAETDVLLALRRAARTWPPLSAALAEHAPSVLPLADEEVDGLFEAAEALGAAGADVLWPAELTDHSPRLAATTKRPAATGPAAFGLDELLDFQWQATLDGTALTQQELTALAEAKRPLVRLRGRWVRVDRSLVARLRRRRSRLDGAQALAAALTGTLSTADGDVPFTPDRPLAELVDRLAGAASEVPPPDGLDATLRPYQRRGLGWLAAMTGAGLGGCLADDMGLGKTVQIIALHLHRRTLHRGPTLVCCPASLLGNWEREVHRFAPGVPVRRFHGASRDLGALAGDEIVLASYGVLRADTATLAGVRWGLVVADEAQAAKNPLSRTAKALRAVPAAARIALTGTPVENRLTDLWSIVDWTTPGLLGPLADFRRRIAIPVERYADADATRRLAALTRPFLLRRRKIDPGIAPELPPKTETDELVPLTAEQTTLYEAVVRDTMAEIEAAEGVARRGLVLKLLTALKQICNHPAQYLGEPGPLAGRSGKLAALDELLDVILAEGDSVLVFSQYVQMCRLLERHLADRGVDTLLVHGGVGVRQREERVRRFDEGAAPVFLLSLKAAGTGLNLTRASHVIHVDRWWNPAVEDQATDRAYRIGQDRPVQVHRLVTEHTVEDRVAKLIADKRALADAVVGTGETWLTELSDDELADLVALA; this comes from the coding sequence GTGCCCGCGCACACCCTGGCGGTCGAGGCCGCCGTCCACCGGCTGCTCGACGGCGCCGACGACACCGACTCGGCGCGGCTCTGGCGGGCTGTCGTGCTCTCCGGGCTGGCCCAGCTCGCCGCCGGCCGGATGGCCCCCGGTCGCAGCGCCACCGGCACCGCGGCCTGGCGGCTACTGCCGGATCCGGGCGCGGTCGACTGGCTGCACCGGTGCGCGGCGGCGATGCCGGTGCAGGCGTACGCGGCGACCACCACGGACACCGGGCGGCTGCTGCTGCACGCCCCCGGATCCCTGATCACCGCCTGCTGGGACGCGCTCGCCGACGCCCTCACCCGTACCTCCCCCGGCGGGCCGCCGGAAGCCGCGAGCACCGCGGCGGCGGATCCCGGTGCGGTGGCCGGCTATGCCCGGGACGAGCCGCTGCCGGCGGAGCCGTACCGGCGGCTGCTCGCCGCGATCGACACCGAGCTGGCCGGATCGGTACGGCTGGTGCTGCGGCTCTGCCTGCCCACCGCGGTACCGCCGGGCGACGGCGCCGGGCCGGACGATGCGGCGGAGGCGGCCGGCGGGTTCTCGGTGGCGCTCGCGATGCGTAGTGCCGGCGATCCGAGCCTGGTGGTGGAGCTGGCCCAGCTGTGGTCGGCGCCGACCGAGGTGCTGGACCGGTTCGGCGCCGACGCGGAGACCGACGTCCTGCTGGCGCTGCGCCGCGCGGCCCGAACCTGGCCGCCGCTGTCGGCCGCCCTCGCCGAACACGCACCCAGCGTGCTGCCGCTTGCGGACGAGGAGGTGGACGGGCTGTTCGAGGCGGCGGAGGCGCTCGGCGCCGCCGGGGCCGACGTGCTGTGGCCGGCCGAGCTGACCGACCACTCGCCGCGGCTGGCGGCGACCACGAAACGGCCGGCGGCGACCGGCCCGGCCGCGTTCGGCCTCGACGAGCTGCTCGACTTCCAGTGGCAGGCCACCCTGGACGGGACCGCGCTGACCCAGCAGGAGCTGACCGCGCTGGCCGAGGCGAAGCGGCCGCTGGTCCGGCTGCGGGGCCGGTGGGTACGGGTGGACCGGTCGCTGGTCGCCCGGCTGCGGCGGCGACGGTCCCGGCTCGACGGCGCTCAGGCACTCGCCGCCGCCCTCACCGGCACGCTGTCCACAGCGGACGGTGACGTGCCGTTCACGCCGGACCGGCCGCTGGCCGAGCTGGTCGACCGGCTGGCCGGCGCTGCTTCGGAGGTCCCGCCGCCGGACGGCCTGGACGCGACGCTGCGGCCGTACCAGCGGCGGGGGCTCGGCTGGCTCGCCGCGATGACCGGTGCCGGCCTCGGCGGCTGCCTCGCCGACGACATGGGGCTGGGCAAGACGGTGCAGATCATCGCGCTGCACCTGCACCGCCGTACCCTGCACCGCGGACCGACGCTGGTCTGCTGCCCGGCCTCGCTGCTGGGCAACTGGGAGCGCGAGGTGCACCGGTTCGCGCCCGGCGTCCCGGTGCGCCGGTTCCACGGAGCCAGCCGGGATCTCGGCGCGCTCGCCGGCGACGAGATCGTGCTCGCCAGCTACGGCGTGCTGCGCGCCGACACCGCCACGCTCGCCGGGGTGCGGTGGGGGTTGGTCGTCGCCGACGAGGCGCAGGCGGCCAAGAATCCGCTGTCTCGTACCGCGAAGGCGCTCCGGGCGGTGCCGGCGGCGGCCCGGATCGCGCTGACCGGTACCCCGGTGGAGAACCGGCTCACCGACCTGTGGTCCATCGTGGACTGGACCACGCCGGGGTTGCTCGGGCCGCTGGCGGACTTCCGGCGGCGGATCGCGATCCCGGTCGAGCGGTACGCCGACGCCGACGCCACCCGCCGCCTCGCCGCGCTGACCCGGCCGTTCCTGCTGCGCCGGCGCAAGATCGACCCCGGCATCGCGCCGGAGCTGCCGCCGAAGACCGAGACCGACGAGCTGGTGCCGCTGACCGCCGAGCAGACCACGCTGTACGAGGCGGTGGTGCGCGACACGATGGCCGAGATCGAGGCCGCCGAGGGCGTCGCCCGGCGCGGGCTGGTGCTGAAGCTGCTGACCGCGCTGAAGCAGATCTGCAACCATCCCGCGCAGTACCTCGGGGAGCCGGGTCCGCTCGCCGGCCGTTCCGGCAAGCTGGCCGCGCTGGACGAGCTGCTCGACGTCATCCTCGCGGAGGGCGACTCGGTGCTGGTGTTCAGCCAGTACGTGCAGATGTGCCGGCTGCTGGAGCGGCACCTGGCCGACCGGGGTGTGGACACCCTGCTGGTGCACGGCGGGGTCGGGGTGCGGCAACGAGAGGAGCGGGTGCGCCGGTTCGACGAGGGCGCGGCACCGGTGTTCCTGCTGTCGCTCAAGGCCGCCGGCACCGGGCTCAACCTCACGCGGGCCAGCCACGTCATCCACGTCGACCGGTGGTGGAACCCGGCGGTGGAGGACCAGGCGACCGACCGCGCGTACCGGATCGGGCAGGACCGGCCGGTGCAGGTGCACCGGCTCGTCACCGAGCACACCGTCGAGGACAGGGTGGCGAAGCTGATCGCGGACAAGCGGGCGCTGGCCGACGCGGTCGTCGGTACCGGCGAGACCTGGCTGACCGAGCTGTCCGACGACGAGCTCGCCGACCTGGTGGCGCTGGCGTGA
- a CDS encoding DUF5999 family protein, with the protein MCLHTPECPSAQALDREAAHVVSAHPEQGWSLLCNGVILFEDDGEILPDGHTLAPPDTRSVIAGAGAKP; encoded by the coding sequence ATGTGCCTCCATACGCCGGAATGCCCCTCGGCACAGGCCCTCGACCGGGAGGCGGCGCATGTCGTCTCGGCTCATCCGGAGCAGGGCTGGAGCCTGCTGTGCAACGGCGTCATCCTGTTCGAGGACGACGGGGAGATCCTCCCCGACGGCCACACCCTCGCACCGCCGGACACACGCTCAGTGATCGCTGGCGCCGGCGCGAAGCCCTGA
- a CDS encoding putative bifunctional diguanylate cyclase/phosphodiesterase produces the protein MTREVDARRTRFTKRWARGIADRAFVPMSSDELVGYLADLSDRIVALHHADTFDPEQARQVGAALVAADVTDSGALGLTLTLLTADPLTATAGTPKRRREIRAALADGFAAALRERTLAEQESIRLALVDARRQAEQALSVSQARFQAVFSEAAIGIALIDDEHHIADANQALADLLGREPDQLAGHDLDEYAHPQDAAAVRSAVAGLFAGAPTPVQLERRFSGRDGALVWGRITLTMIEAPAGHQYAVAMIEDSTERRLLEARLEYQAWHDPLTGLANRELLLKRLDEMLTGKEGGTGDPGRNGGTGSAGGTGLAGSAGGTGLAGSAGGTGLAGSAGGTGLAGSAGGTGLAGSAGGVGLCYLDLDGFKAVNDSYGHETGDGVLVAVAQRLDLALRQTGCLVARTGGDEFVILIDDPDSEPVRCAERALAALHDPLRVGGHELSVSACVGVVDRIADRFTAADLMQAADTTLYWAKSEGTDRLAVFDPDRHAREVARYSLAAAMPAAVEHGEFVVEYQPLVGLADDRLRGVEALVRWRHPELGWLPPDRFINLAEETGAIVPLGRWVLRSACEQAQRWQEIAADDFFVSVNLAVRQAHEKHLTDEVSEVLSSTGLPADRLVLELTESAIMGPAAEPLRALHALTDMGVRLAIDDFGTGYSNLAYLRRLPVHALKIAGSFVSGMADATDNGVGGPDPVDERIVETLVELAHALDLTVIAEGVETVGQASRLREFGCDVGQGWHFARPGAPEAITARLVAERNGQR, from the coding sequence GTGACGAGGGAGGTCGACGCGCGGCGAACCCGGTTCACCAAGCGTTGGGCCCGGGGCATCGCCGACCGCGCGTTTGTCCCGATGTCGTCCGACGAACTGGTCGGCTACCTCGCCGACCTGTCCGATCGGATCGTCGCGCTGCACCACGCCGACACGTTCGACCCGGAGCAGGCCCGGCAGGTCGGCGCCGCACTGGTCGCCGCGGACGTCACCGACTCCGGCGCGCTCGGCCTCACCCTCACGCTGCTCACCGCCGACCCGCTCACCGCGACCGCCGGTACCCCCAAACGGCGCCGGGAGATCCGCGCCGCGCTCGCCGACGGGTTCGCCGCCGCGCTGCGCGAGCGCACCCTCGCCGAACAGGAGTCGATCCGGCTGGCCCTGGTCGACGCGCGCCGGCAGGCCGAACAGGCGCTGTCGGTCAGCCAGGCCCGGTTCCAGGCGGTGTTCAGCGAGGCGGCGATCGGCATCGCGCTGATCGACGACGAGCACCACATCGCGGACGCCAACCAGGCGCTCGCCGACCTGCTCGGCCGCGAACCCGACCAGCTCGCCGGCCACGACCTCGACGAGTACGCCCACCCGCAGGACGCCGCGGCGGTCCGCTCCGCGGTGGCCGGGCTGTTCGCCGGCGCGCCGACCCCGGTGCAGCTGGAGCGGCGGTTCTCCGGCCGGGACGGCGCGCTGGTCTGGGGTCGGATCACGCTGACCATGATCGAGGCGCCGGCCGGGCACCAGTACGCGGTCGCCATGATCGAGGACTCCACCGAGCGGCGGCTGCTGGAGGCGAGGCTGGAGTACCAGGCCTGGCACGACCCGCTGACCGGGCTGGCGAACCGGGAACTGCTGCTCAAGCGGCTGGACGAGATGCTCACCGGCAAGGAGGGCGGCACCGGCGACCCCGGCCGGAACGGCGGTACCGGGTCGGCCGGCGGCACTGGGCTGGCCGGCTCCGCCGGCGGCACTGGCTTGGCCGGCTCCGCCGGCGGTACTGGGCTGGCCGGCTCCGCCGGCGGTACTGGGCTGGCCGGCTCCGCCGGCGGCACTGGCTTGGCCGGCTCCGCCGGCGGTGTCGGGCTCTGCTACCTCGACCTGGACGGCTTCAAGGCGGTCAACGACTCGTACGGGCACGAGACCGGTGACGGGGTGCTCGTCGCGGTCGCCCAGCGGCTCGACCTGGCGCTGCGGCAGACCGGCTGCCTCGTCGCCCGGACCGGCGGGGACGAGTTCGTCATCCTCATCGACGACCCGGACTCCGAGCCGGTGCGGTGTGCCGAACGGGCCCTCGCCGCGCTGCACGATCCGCTGCGGGTCGGCGGGCACGAACTGTCGGTGTCCGCCTGCGTCGGGGTGGTAGACCGGATCGCCGACCGGTTCACCGCGGCCGACCTGATGCAGGCCGCCGACACCACCCTGTACTGGGCGAAGTCGGAGGGCACCGATCGGCTCGCGGTGTTCGACCCGGACCGGCACGCGCGGGAGGTGGCCCGCTACTCGCTCGCCGCCGCGATGCCCGCCGCCGTCGAGCACGGCGAGTTCGTGGTCGAGTACCAGCCGCTCGTGGGGTTGGCCGACGACCGGCTGCGCGGGGTGGAGGCGCTGGTCCGCTGGCGGCACCCGGAACTCGGCTGGCTGCCGCCGGACCGGTTCATCAACCTGGCCGAGGAGACCGGGGCGATCGTGCCGCTCGGCCGCTGGGTGCTGCGCTCGGCCTGCGAGCAGGCGCAGCGCTGGCAGGAGATCGCCGCCGACGACTTCTTCGTCAGCGTCAACCTCGCGGTCCGGCAGGCGCACGAGAAGCACCTGACCGACGAGGTGTCCGAGGTGCTGTCGAGTACCGGCCTGCCGGCCGACCGGCTCGTGCTGGAGCTGACCGAGAGCGCGATCATGGGGCCGGCCGCGGAGCCGCTGCGGGCCCTGCACGCGCTGACCGACATGGGTGTCCGGCTCGCCATCGACGACTTCGGTACCGGCTACTCCAACCTCGCCTACCTGCGCCGGCTGCCGGTGCACGCGCTCAAGATCGCCGGCTCGTTCGTGTCCGGGATGGCCGACGCGACCGACAACGGTGTCGGTGGGCCGGACCCGGTGGACGAACGCATCGTGGAGACGCTGGTGGAGTTGGCGCACGCGCTCGACCTCACCGTGATCGCCGAGGGCGTGGAGACCGTCGGGCAGGCCAGCCGGCTCCGCGAGTTCGGCTGCGACGTCGGGCAGGGGTGGCACTTCGCCCGCCCCGGTGCCCCGGAGGCGATCACCGCCCGGCTCGTCGCGGAACGCAACGGCCAGCGCTGA
- a CDS encoding C40 family peptidase, translated as MSVAGTVARPTRRALALLAAALCATVGVGLIGPTAAHADPSASQLEHGMDSTWSKLEANGEKLKQNEDALAKNEKKSRELSKQIAPLKKKVDAMYKEVGTYAAAAYRGGNLSALNSMLKYGSPTTMLDQMATLDRMAADQHAKVARYESAKKKLDASKAKYDKLIASNKAQAKKLSAEKKKLKSDMDTMEKQWMKTAAARKNTGTQLPQMPYIPGPGGVAVRYAINHLGDPYVWATAGPNTFDCSGLTSASWAAAGVHMRAYTYSQYAAFPHVTRDQLQPGDLVFYNGGEHVAIYIGRYDGTSYVIHAPQPGEYVKVSTLDYPGSWYGAVRP; from the coding sequence GTGTCAGTAGCGGGGACTGTTGCGCGCCCAACCCGGCGCGCGCTTGCTTTGCTCGCCGCCGCCCTCTGCGCCACCGTCGGCGTCGGCCTGATCGGCCCGACCGCCGCGCACGCGGACCCGTCCGCCTCGCAGCTGGAACACGGCATGGACTCGACCTGGTCCAAGTTGGAGGCCAACGGCGAGAAGCTGAAGCAGAACGAGGACGCGCTCGCGAAGAACGAGAAGAAGTCCCGTGAGCTGAGCAAGCAGATCGCGCCGCTGAAGAAGAAGGTCGACGCGATGTACAAGGAGGTCGGCACCTACGCGGCCGCCGCCTACCGGGGCGGCAACCTGTCCGCCCTCAACTCGATGCTGAAGTACGGCTCGCCCACCACCATGCTCGACCAGATGGCGACGCTGGACCGGATGGCCGCCGACCAGCACGCCAAGGTCGCGAGGTACGAGTCGGCGAAGAAGAAGCTGGACGCCTCGAAGGCGAAGTACGACAAGCTCATCGCGAGCAACAAGGCGCAGGCCAAGAAGCTCTCCGCGGAGAAGAAGAAGCTCAAGTCCGACATGGACACCATGGAGAAGCAGTGGATGAAGACGGCGGCGGCCCGGAAGAACACCGGGACCCAGCTGCCGCAGATGCCGTACATCCCCGGGCCGGGCGGCGTCGCCGTGCGCTACGCGATCAACCACCTCGGCGACCCGTACGTGTGGGCGACGGCGGGGCCGAACACCTTCGACTGCTCCGGCCTGACCTCGGCCTCCTGGGCCGCGGCCGGCGTGCACATGCGGGCGTACACCTACAGCCAGTACGCGGCCTTCCCGCACGTCACCCGCGACCAGTTGCAGCCCGGTGACCTGGTGTTCTACAACGGCGGCGAGCACGTCGCCATCTACATCGGCCGGTACGACGGCACGAGCTACGTGATCCACGCACCGCAGCCCGGTGAGTACGTCAAGGTGTCCACGCTCGACTACCCCGGTTCCTGGTACGGGGCGGTTCGACCCTGA
- a CDS encoding aldo/keto reductase translates to MPASDLPTRRLGRTDLHVTRVGFGTWALGGAGYAYGWGRQDDDDSVAAIRYAVDHGVNWIDTAPVYGLGHAEQVVAAALAPYPEADRPYLFTKCGLSWDETDRTRPPRAAGAPKHLRRDLEGSLRRLGVERIDLYQLHWPRAAGVPLAETWQTLLDLRREGKVRAIGLCSQHTAGLTAAAALGRPDAAQPPFSAIDREAADGLLDWCAANEVGVLAASPMQCGLLTGTFTRERVAALPADDWRRGDGDFIGAALDRNLDLGRRMGDVAHRRGRTLATVAVAWTLAWPGVTAAIVGARRPDQVAGWLPAATETLDAEDLDEIAEAIERSGAGTGPTRPPLPADPDPPAAAPGTAPVPPDPPGAPATERPVPVEGGAYQVTVDQPRGDLLAEPS, encoded by the coding sequence ATGCCCGCCAGCGATCTGCCGACCCGCCGGCTGGGTCGTACCGACCTGCACGTCACCCGGGTGGGCTTCGGCACCTGGGCGCTCGGCGGCGCGGGCTACGCGTACGGCTGGGGGCGGCAGGACGACGACGACTCGGTCGCGGCGATCCGGTACGCCGTCGACCACGGCGTCAACTGGATCGACACCGCACCGGTGTACGGGCTGGGCCACGCCGAGCAGGTCGTGGCCGCCGCGCTCGCCCCGTACCCCGAGGCGGACCGGCCGTACCTGTTCACCAAGTGCGGCCTGAGCTGGGACGAGACGGACCGGACCCGCCCGCCGCGCGCCGCCGGTGCGCCGAAGCACCTGCGGCGTGACCTGGAGGGTTCGCTGCGCCGGCTCGGCGTCGAGCGCATCGACCTGTACCAGCTGCACTGGCCCCGCGCGGCCGGGGTGCCGCTCGCCGAGACCTGGCAGACGCTGCTCGACCTGCGCCGCGAGGGCAAGGTCCGGGCGATCGGGCTGTGCAGCCAGCACACCGCCGGGCTGACCGCCGCCGCCGCGCTGGGCCGGCCGGACGCGGCGCAGCCGCCGTTCTCCGCGATCGACCGGGAGGCCGCCGACGGCCTGCTCGACTGGTGCGCCGCGAACGAGGTCGGGGTGCTCGCCGCCAGCCCGATGCAGTGCGGGTTGCTGACCGGCACGTTCACCCGGGAACGGGTGGCCGCGTTGCCCGCCGACGACTGGCGCCGCGGCGACGGCGACTTCATCGGCGCCGCGCTGGACCGCAACCTCGACCTGGGCCGCCGGATGGGCGACGTCGCGCACCGCCGGGGCCGTACCCTCGCCACCGTCGCGGTCGCCTGGACGCTGGCGTGGCCCGGGGTGACCGCCGCGATCGTCGGCGCCCGCCGGCCCGACCAGGTGGCGGGGTGGCTGCCGGCGGCCACCGAGACGCTGGACGCCGAGGACCTGGACGAGATCGCCGAGGCGATCGAACGGTCCGGCGCCGGTACCGGCCCGACCCGGCCACCGTTGCCGGCCGACCCGGACCCGCCGGCCGCGGCGCCCGGGACCGCGCCGGTACCGCCGGATCCGCCCGGGGCGCCGGCGACGGAACGCCCGGTGCCGGTCGAGGGCGGGGCGTACCAGGTCACCGTGGACCAGCCGCGCGGCGACCTGCTCGCCGAGCCGTCGTAA
- a CDS encoding aspartate aminotransferase family protein — protein MGAFWHPFADMGDVESAGEFVLSRGEGVWVFDENDRRYLDATAGLWFANVGHGRRELAEAAADQLRSLAAYSSFGDIAVRTTIEAAERVASLAPMPNAKVFFTSGGSDSVDTAAKLVRRYWHELGAPERTVLISRTNAYHGMHVAGTALAGIAGNRADYGELMPDTAVVDRDSVDELRATIERIGPGRVAAFFCEPVIGAGGVYPPAEGYLAAARQVCREYGVLFVADEVVTGFGRIGGDWFASTRFHLEPDLITCAKGITSGYLPLGAVIAAEHVAEPFFRPGAGVWWRHGYTYSGHPAACAVALRNLDLVEREQLLSESKRLESTLAKQLARLTEHDLVAEVRAGVGAVAAVQLTEPALAPQLVKGLRKQAVSTRAVGAGAIQVSPAFVMSDDEVHLLTDGIWAALTDLRR, from the coding sequence ATGGGCGCGTTCTGGCATCCGTTCGCGGACATGGGCGACGTCGAGTCGGCGGGGGAGTTCGTGCTCTCCCGCGGCGAGGGCGTGTGGGTGTTCGACGAGAACGACCGCCGCTACCTGGACGCGACCGCCGGCCTGTGGTTCGCCAACGTCGGGCACGGCCGGCGCGAGCTGGCCGAGGCGGCGGCCGACCAGCTGCGCAGCCTCGCCGCGTACTCGTCGTTCGGCGACATCGCGGTGCGTACCACCATCGAGGCGGCCGAGCGGGTCGCCTCGCTCGCGCCGATGCCGAACGCGAAGGTCTTCTTCACCTCCGGCGGTTCGGACTCGGTCGACACCGCGGCCAAGCTCGTCCGCCGCTACTGGCACGAGCTGGGCGCGCCCGAGCGCACGGTGCTCATCTCCCGGACCAACGCGTACCACGGGATGCACGTGGCCGGTACCGCGCTCGCCGGCATCGCGGGCAACCGGGCCGACTACGGCGAGCTGATGCCCGACACCGCGGTGGTCGACCGGGACTCGGTGGACGAGCTGCGGGCCACCATCGAACGGATCGGCCCCGGCCGGGTCGCCGCGTTCTTCTGCGAGCCGGTGATCGGCGCCGGCGGCGTGTACCCGCCGGCCGAGGGCTACCTCGCCGCCGCCCGGCAGGTCTGCCGCGAGTACGGCGTGCTGTTCGTCGCCGACGAGGTGGTCACCGGGTTCGGCCGGATCGGCGGCGACTGGTTCGCGAGTACCCGGTTCCACCTGGAACCCGACCTGATCACCTGCGCGAAGGGCATCACCTCCGGTTATCTGCCGCTCGGCGCGGTGATCGCCGCCGAGCACGTCGCCGAGCCGTTCTTCCGCCCCGGCGCCGGGGTCTGGTGGCGGCACGGCTACACGTACTCGGGGCATCCGGCGGCGTGCGCGGTGGCGCTGCGCAACCTGGACCTGGTGGAGCGCGAGCAGCTGCTCAGCGAGTCGAAGCGGCTGGAGTCCACCCTGGCCAAGCAGCTCGCCCGGTTGACCGAGCACGACCTGGTCGCCGAGGTACGGGCCGGCGTCGGCGCGGTCGCCGCGGTCCAGCTGACCGAGCCGGCGCTGGCCCCGCAGCTGGTCAAGGGGCTGCGCAAGCAGGCGGTGTCGACCCGGGCCGTCGGCGCCGGCGCGATCCAGGTCTCCCCGGCCTTCGTGATGTCCGACGACGAGGTGCACCTGCTCACCGACGGCATCTGGGCCGCCCTCACCGACCTCCGCCGCTGA
- a CDS encoding FtsX-like permease family protein, whose product MTAATGAPGAASAGTMSPHTLLRLARAGTRTDTVRIALTVLGSAAATLGLLAVGTVLSIPVVASRTDSTFSTAHYTNELLAEYGLRKGLSVGLLLVTIPVLLFVVQCARLGAPARERRLAALRMAGATPADVVRVVATESGLAACAGAALGAVVYLVGRVLADAPDSHGYRPLPTDVLPPWWALVVLIALVPVLVVALSVLLLRRVVATPHGITRKARTGRPATWPVVLLAIGAAMVISAVSIANWTSATLLRSTDNAAIQHEAQRIANWAFQGSLVVGVGLILVGLVFGAARLSHLAGVVVRRFARRPAVLLAAGRAASDPWLGGRSLSVLFAAVLFGAGAAALRQGFRLNDRANNAMADLDARYAGTHPEHYVDAFYGRAFDIVDLGVRVVLVVAAAALLTALVERVVGQRRQLAAATAAGVPRRTLGAALVLHALVTTAPGVVIAALVGMFTGRAIVPSYDVTQAAGVYCVDHGSVEPCYGADSKQLRHLTLPELHVHVTAAVPWGQVGLIVGIALAAVAGTALLSLSFLRVSTRIEDLRTG is encoded by the coding sequence ATGACCGCGGCCACCGGGGCCCCGGGCGCGGCGTCGGCCGGCACCATGTCACCGCACACCCTGCTGCGGCTGGCCCGGGCCGGCACCCGGACCGACACCGTGCGGATCGCGCTGACCGTGCTCGGCTCGGCCGCCGCCACCCTCGGCCTACTCGCCGTCGGTACGGTGCTGTCCATCCCGGTGGTGGCCAGCCGCACCGACAGCACCTTCAGCACCGCGCACTACACCAACGAACTGCTCGCCGAGTACGGGCTGCGCAAGGGGCTGTCCGTCGGCCTGCTGCTGGTGACCATCCCGGTGCTGCTGTTCGTGGTGCAGTGCGCCCGGCTCGGCGCCCCGGCCCGGGAACGCCGGCTGGCCGCGCTGCGGATGGCCGGCGCCACCCCGGCCGACGTGGTCCGGGTGGTCGCCACCGAGAGCGGCCTCGCCGCCTGCGCCGGTGCCGCGCTGGGCGCCGTCGTCTACCTCGTCGGCCGGGTCCTCGCCGACGCGCCGGACTCGCACGGTTACCGGCCGCTGCCCACCGACGTACTGCCGCCCTGGTGGGCGCTGGTCGTGCTGATCGCGCTGGTACCGGTACTGGTGGTCGCGCTGTCCGTGCTCCTGCTGCGCCGGGTCGTCGCCACCCCGCACGGCATCACCAGGAAGGCCCGAACCGGCCGGCCGGCCACTTGGCCGGTGGTGCTGCTGGCGATCGGGGCTGCCATGGTGATCAGCGCGGTCTCGATCGCCAACTGGACCAGCGCGACGCTGCTACGGAGCACCGACAATGCGGCGATACAGCACGAGGCCCAGCGGATCGCCAACTGGGCGTTCCAGGGGTCGCTGGTGGTTGGTGTCGGGCTGATCCTGGTCGGGCTGGTCTTCGGTGCCGCGCGGCTCAGCCATCTGGCCGGAGTGGTCGTACGCCGCTTCGCGCGCCGTCCGGCCGTGCTGCTCGCCGCCGGGCGCGCGGCGAGCGACCCGTGGCTGGGTGGCCGCAGCCTGTCCGTCCTGTTCGCCGCGGTCCTGTTCGGCGCCGGCGCCGCGGCGCTGCGCCAGGGGTTCCGGCTCAACGACCGGGCGAACAACGCGATGGCGGACCTCGACGCGCGCTACGCCGGCACCCATCCGGAGCACTACGTCGACGCGTTCTACGGCCGCGCGTTCGACATCGTCGATCTGGGTGTCCGGGTGGTCCTGGTGGTCGCGGCGGCCGCGCTGCTGACCGCGCTGGTGGAGCGGGTCGTCGGGCAGCGCCGGCAGCTCGCCGCCGCGACCGCGGCCGGAGTACCGCGCCGGACGCTGGGTGCCGCCCTCGTGCTGCACGCGCTGGTCACCACGGCACCGGGGGTCGTGATCGCGGCGCTGGTCGGGATGTTCACCGGGCGCGCCATCGTCCCGAGCTACGACGTCACCCAAGCGGCCGGCGTCTACTGCGTGGACCACGGCTCCGTCGAGCCGTGCTACGGCGCCGACTCGAAGCAGCTCCGGCACCTCACGCTGCCGGAGCTGCACGTGCACGTCACGGCGGCGGTGCCGTGGGGGCAGGTCGGCCTCATCGTGGGGATCGCCCTGGCCGCCGTGGCCGGTACCGCACTGCTGAGCCTGTCGTTCCTGCGCGTCAGCACCCGGATCGAGGACCTCCGGACCGGGTGA